A genomic segment from Maniola jurtina chromosome 16, ilManJurt1.1, whole genome shotgun sequence encodes:
- the LOC123873336 gene encoding uncharacterized protein LOC123873336, with translation MDKAYKYAKSAIAHFKLDTCCCFAPIRIGLLIVGYFNLFIAVLSLIGTADGGITPPLMEVQDSLLEEEQVSAPLGVVAYACELAFSAVLLCAMYRNDIVLLRVYIYFLMATVVTSVLMYSMVIAKVSLLTKIIIISNIVFNCYVIILVRSAIVEIKERQSLDKNGHVVLYSVATVSHEDDKKVKVIEILPIANTSEHEKGVKIGVIDEAPKKDDKIVEQSEKNDKTGAESKRDDKVGEESKTSEKVDETQAKLETVNECPKEEQSVH, from the exons ATGGATAAAGCATACAAGTACGCGAAATCCGCGATCGCTCACTTCAAGTTGGACACATGTTGCTGCTTCGCGCCTATACGGATAGGATTGCTTATTGTTGGATATTTTAACCTTTTTATAGCG GTACTGTCCCTGATCGGCACCGCGGATGGCGGCATCACGCCTCCGCTCATGGAGGTGCAGGACTCGCTGCTGGAAGAGGAGCAGGTGTCCGCGCCGCTGGGCGTGGTCGCCTACGCCTGCGAGCTCGCCTTTAGCGCCGTTCTGTTATGTGCTATGTACAGA AACGATATCGTACTGCTCCGCGTGTACATATACTTCTTGATGGCGACCGTGGTGACGTCGGTGCTGATGTATTCCATGGTCATCGCGAAGGTGTCCCTGCTCACCAAGATAATCATTATAAgcaatatag TGTTCAACTGTTACGTCATCATTCTAGTAAGAAGTGCAATAGTAGAGATCAAAGAGCGCCAGAGTTTAGACAAGAACGGCCATGTGGTACTTTACTCTGTGGCCACGGTCTCTCATGAAGACGACAAAAAGGTTAAGGTTATAGAAATCCTGCCGATCGCAAACACGAGCGAACATGAAAAAGGCGTAAAAATTGGAGTTATAGATGAAGCACCGAAAAAAGATGATAAAATTGTTGAACAATCAGAGAAGAATGATAAAACTGGCGCAGAATCAAAACGGGATGATAAAGTTGGCGAAGAATCAAAAACAAGTGAGAAGGTTGACGAGACACAGGCGAAATTGGAAACTGTGAATGAATGCCCCAAGGAAGAGCAATCGGTACATTAA
- the LOC123873332 gene encoding signal recognition particle receptor subunit alpha homolog — translation MLDLFSIFSKGGIVLWCFQSTSEIFSPSVNALIRNVILQERSGNNNFSHNALSLQYKLDNEFELVFVVAYQRILQLSYVDKFLNDVHLEFRDKYKNELQGGKYIMDFDFKTSFDNILKQCELWAKSQAKIPKQMRTFEDSQKSKKTVASMIERKGEEKSKKSVKIVETKIVPNGVVEESPEPEDDVIAANRAKLAQKLANKTKKETKKPPKSPKTPTVTERVKKPRVWELGGNSRDLPTLEYTTDKDAANYEEVQPEYKELLGTMKGAIRDLEVESDESSSEEEEEEQQQPSPKKSGGIFNIFKGLVGSKALSEESMRPVLDKLRDHLIGKNVAADIANKLCDSVASKLDGKVLGTFDSVAKTVKATLTEALVQILSPKRRVDILRDCLHAKSQSRPFVMAFCGVNGVGKSTNLAKICFWLIENKLSVLIAACDTFRAGAVEQLRTHVRRLDAMHPKMVHLYEKGYGKDAAGIAMEAIKFAADANIDVVLIDTAGRMQDNEPLMRALAKLIKVNDPDLVLFVGEALVGNEAVDQLVKFNQALADHSSSTNPHVIDGIVLTKFDTIDDKVGAAISMTYITGQPIVFVGTGQTYTDLKALNANAVVHALMK, via the exons ATGTTGGACCTATTCAGCATCTTCAGTAAAGGAGGTATTGTGTTGTGGTGTTTTCAGAGCACGAGTGAAATATTTTCACCCTCGGTCAACGCTTTGATTCGAAATGTTATCTTACAA gaACGTTCTGGTAACAATAACTTTAGTCATAACGCGTTGAGCCTTCAATATAAGCTCGACAATGAATTTGAACTGGTTTTCGTCGTGGCATATCAACGTATCCTACAATTATCCTATGTTGATAAATTCTTAAATGATGTGCACTTGGAGTTTAGAGACAAGTATAAGAATGAATTGCAAGGTGGCaagtatatcatggactttgaCTTCAAGACTTCCTTTGATAATATACTCAAACAGTGTGAGCTAtggg CAAAGTCACAAGCTAAAATTCCAAAGCAAATGCGTACCTTCGAAGACTCACAGAAGTCCAAAAAGACTGTTGCATCTATGATAGAGCGTAAAGGTGAAGAGAAGAGTAAGAAATCTg TAAAAATAGTAGAAACCAAGATAGTGCCTAATGGTGTGGTGGAGGAGTCGCCCGAGCCGGAGGATGACGTCATCGCCGCCAATCGCGCCAAGCTCGCGCAGAAACTCGCTAACAAGACTAAGAAAGAGACCAA GAAACCCCCCAAAAGTCCCAAAACCCCTACAGTCACTGAGCGTGTGAAGAAGCCCCGTGTGTGGGAACTGGGCGGCAACTCGCGCGACCTGCCCACTCTAGAGTACACCACAGATAAGGATGCTGCGAATTATGAAGAGGTGCAGCCTGAATATAAGGAG TTGTTGGGCACAATGAAGGGCGCCATCCGCGACTTGGAGGTGGAGTCAGATGAGAGCAGCAGCGAGGAGGAGGAAGAGGAGCAGCAACAGCCCAGCCCCAAGAAAAGCGGCGGCATATTCAACATCTTCAAAG GTCTGGTGGGGTCGAAGGCCCTGTCAGAAGAGTCCATGCGTCCAGTGCTGGACAAGTTGCGCGACCACCTCATCGGCAAGAACGTCGCGGCTGACATTGCTAACAAGTTGTGTGACTCGGTTGCTTCCAAACTCGATGGAAAG GTGTTGGGCACATTCGACAGCGTAGCCAAGACAGTGAAGGCGACTCTGACGGAGGCGTTGGTTCAGATCCTGTCTCCGAAGCGTCGCGTGGACATCTTGCGCGACTGCTTGCACGCCAAGTCGCAGTCGCGGCCTTTCGTCATGGCTTTTTGTGGG GTGAACGGCGTGGGCAAATCCACCAACCTGGCAAAGATCTGCTTCTGGCTCATCGAGAACAAGCTATCAGTTCTGATTGCCGCCTGCGATACGTTCCGAGCGGGCGCTGTTGAGCAGTTGCGCACCCACGTGAGGAGACTCGACGCCATGCATCCTAAGATGGTGCATCTCTACGAGAAGGGATATG GCAAAGACGCGGCTGGAATAGCGATGGAAGCCATCAAGTTCGCAGCCGACGCCAACATCGACGTGGTGCTGATCGATACGGCGGGCCGTATGCAGGACAATGAGCCACTCATGCGAGCTCTGGCCAAACTGATCAag GTTAATGACCCCGACCTCGTCCTCTTCGTCGGCGAGGCTCTCGTAGGCAATGAGGCGGTGGACCAGCTGGTCAAGTTCAACCAGGCGCTCGCCGACCACAGCTCATCAACCAACCCTCACGTCATCGACGGCATAGTGCTCACCAAGTTCGACACCATTGATGACAAGGTCGGCGCCGCCATATCTATGACCTACATCACTGGGCAGCCCATCGTGTTCGTTGGCACCGGACAGACCTACACCGACCTTAAGGCTCTCAATGCTAACGCTGTCGTCCACGCTTTGATGAAGTAG
- the LOC123872941 gene encoding 26S proteasome non-ATPase regulatory subunit 1: protein MNITSAAGIISLLDEPMHEVKEFALKRLDNIVDEFWPEISESIEKIEILHEDKVFSQHQLAALVASKVYYHLGAFEDSLTYALGAGNLFDVNARNEYVDTTIAKAIDFYTQKRKALFIDGAAEPIDPRLEAIVNRMFQRCLEDGQYRQALGLALETRRMDIFEESIMKSDDVAGMLQYAFTVAMSLLQNRGFRSTVLRSLVGLYRSLTTPDYVNMCQCLIFLEDPLSVAEILDKLTHGPQESVLMAYQIAFDLYDSATQQFLGRVLQALRITAPIPSALGGKPQPQGGPFPESSMEVDQPPTEEAKKPERDIDSLNDEEKEHQRRVEKLISILGGDVSIGLQLQFLIRSNHADMLILKNTKDAIRVSICHTATVIANAFMHAGTTSDQFLRDNLEWLARATNWAKLTVTASLGVIHRGHENESLALMQSYLPKEAGPSSGYSEGGGLYALGLIHANHGANIIDYLLTQLKDAQNEMVRHGGCLGLGLAAMGSHRQDVYEQLKFNLYQDDAVTGEAAGIAMGMVMLGSRHAAAIEDMVAYAQETQHEKILRGLAVGISFTMYGRLEEADALVQQLLRDKDPLLRRAGCYTIATAYCGTGNNDSIRTLLHVAVSDVNDDVRRAAVTALGFLLFRTPEQCPSVVSLLAESYNPHVRYGAAMALGIACAGTGNREAIGLLEPMVKFDPVNFVRQGALIASAMILIQQTEALCPKVTYFRQLYAQVISNKHEDVMAKFGAILAQGIIDAGGRNVTVSLQNRTGHMNMLAVVGMLVFTQYWYWFPLAHCLSLAFTPTCLIALNSDLKMPQLELKSNSKPSLYAYPAPLEEKKREERERVTTAVLSIAAARARRRAHTTEGSTSSSVTSSTTSKMDVDEEEKKPSKSPNPSITVHAKSDKDAGTSKDAKKEEKEGEEKESKEKKEPEPNFEILSNPARVMRQQLKTLSVVEGSGYTPLKDVTIGGIVMLNHSGDDEQVLVEPVAAFGPKTEEEKEPEPPEAFEYLDE, encoded by the exons atgaacaTAACATCAGCTGCAGGGATAATATCCCTGCTGGACGAGCCGATGCACGAAGTGAAAGAGTTCGCACTAAAGAGGTTGGACAACATCGTTGATGAATTTTGGCCCGAGATATCGGAATCTATTGAGAAAATAGAAATTTTGCACGAAGACAAGGTATTTTCTCAGCACCAGCTCGCTGCATTAGTGGCTAGCAAGGTTTATTACCATTTAGGAGCATTTGAAGACTCCCTGACTTATGCGTTGGGAGCTGGCAATTTGTTCGACGTTAATGCAAGAAATGAGTATGTGGACACGACGATTGCTAAGGCTATCGACTTCTACACGCAGAAGAGGAAGGCTCTATTCATTGATGGTGCGGCGGAGCCCATAGATCCGAGATTGGAAGCCATTGTCAACCGGATGTTCCAGCGATGTTTAGAAGATGGTCAGTACAGGCAAGCGCTGGGTCTGGCTTTGGAGACGCGCCGGATGGACATCTTCGAGGAGTCTATCATGAAATCTGATGATGTAGCAG GTATGCTTCAGTATGCCTTTACGGTGGCAATGAGTCTTCTCCAGAACAGAGGATTCCGCAGCACAGTCCTTCGCTCTCTAGTGGGATTATACAGAAGTTTAACAACCCCAGACTATGTCAACATGTGCCAGTGTCTCATTTTCCTAGAAGATCCCCTTTCAGTAGCCGAAATCCTTGATAAACTTACCCATGGTCCTCAAGAGTCTGTCCTCATGGCATATCAAATAGCTTTTGACTTGTATGATTCAGCCACACAGCAATTCCTAGGGAGGGTCCTCCAAGCTCTTAGAATAACTGCTCCAATACCCAGTGCCCTTGGTGGAAAACCACAACCACAAGGTGGACCCTTCCCAGAGTCCTCCATGGAAGTGGACCAACCACCTACAGAAGAAGCCAAGAAACCTGAACGAGATATAGACAGCCTCAATGATGAAGAAAAAGAACATCAAAGGAGAGTAGAGAAACTAATTTCCATATTAGGTGGTGATGTATCTATAGGTttacaattacaatttttaattcGGTCAAATCATGCAGATATGCTTATCTTGAAAAACACTAAAGATGCCATCAGGGTCTCAATTTGCCACACGGCTACAGTTATAGCTAATGCATTCATGCATGCAGGGACGACAAGTGATCAGTTTTTGAGGGATAATTTAGAGTGGTTGGCAAGAGCTACAAACTGGGCTAAACTTACTGTGACAGCGTCGTTAGGAGTAATTCACAGAGGTCATGAAAATGAATCCTTAGCTCTGATGCAGTCTTATTTGCCTAAAGAAGCCGGGCCATCGTCAGGGTATTCTGAAGGAGGAGGTCTGTATGCTTTGGGTTTAATCCATGCAAATCACGGGGCCAATATCATTGACTATCTTTTAACTCAATTAAAAGATGCTCAGAATGAAATGGTTCGCCACGGAGGGTGTCTTGGTCTGGGCCTGGCTGCCATGGGTTCCCACAGACAGGATGTTTATGAACAACTCAAGTTTAACCTGTATCAAGATGATGCAGTGACTGGTGAAGCTGCAGGTATAGCTATGGGAATGGTTATGTTGGGCTCCCGACATGCTGCAGCCATTGAAGATATGGTTGCATATGCCCAAGAAACTCAGCATGAGAAAATTCTCAGGGGATTAGCTGTGGGCATTTCCTTCACGATGTATGGACGGCTTGAGGAAGCTGATGCGCTAGTTCAACAACTGTTGAGAGACAAGGATCCCTTGCTGCGCCGGGCTGGGTGCTACACCATCGCCACTGCGTATTGTGGAACTGGAAACAATGATTCCATTCGTACTTTGCTCCATGTCGCCGTTTCTGACGTCAATGATGACGTCCGTCGTGCCGCTGTTACGGCTCTCGGTTTCTTATTGTTCAGAACACCTGAACAATGCCCGTCTGTTGTTTCACTCCTAGCCGAATCCTATAATCCTCACGTCCGTTATGGCGCTGCTATGGCTTTAGGTATCGCCTGCGCAGGCACCGGGAACCGGGAAGCCATTGGTCTTTTAGAACCTATGGTCAAATTCGATCCCGTTAACTTCGTCAGACAAGGAGCACTGATCGCGTCAGCCATGATCTTAATTCAGCAAACTGAAGCTCTTTGCCCCAAAGTCACATATTTCCGACAACTCTACGCCCAAGTTATTTCCAACAAACATGAAGATGTCATGGCCAAATTCGGCGCCATACTCGCCCAAGGGATTATTGACGCAGGCGGTCGTAATGTTACTGTTTCTCTTCAAAACAGAACTGGTCACATGAATATGTTAGCTGTAGTTGGCATGTTGGTATTCACTCAGTACTGGTACTGGTTCCCACTCGCTCACTGCCTCTCGCTGGCTTTCACGCCGACCTGTTTGATTGCCCTCAATTCTGACTTGAAAATGCCTCAGCTGGAACTTAAGTCGAACTCGAAACCATCGCTCTATGCTTACCCAGCACCGCTGGAAGAAAAGAAACGCGAAGAGAGGGAGAGAGTAACTACCGCTGTACTGAGTATTGCCGCAGCGAGGGCACGCAGGCGAGCGCATACAACTGAGGGATCTACCAGCAGTAGTGTGACATCCTCTACAACTTCAAAAATGGATGTGGACGAAGAGGAAAAGAAACCATCCAAATCACCCAATCCCAGTATCACAGTTCACGCCAAATCTGACAAGGACGCTGGAACATCTAAAGATGCAAAGAAGGAAGAGAAAGAGGGAGAGGAAAAAGAGAGCAAGGAAAAGAAGGAGCCCGAACCGAACTTTGAAATACTCAGCAATCCCGCCAGGGTTATGCGCCAGCAGCTGAAGACCTTGTCTGTTGTTGAAGGTTCTGGATACACCCCATTGAAGGATGTTACTATTGGAGGCATTGTTATGTTGAACCACTCTGGTGATGACGAACAAGTCCTTGTGGAACCAGTAGCAGCTTTTGGTCCAAAAACAGAGGAAGAAAAGGAACCTGAGCCTCCTGAAGCTTTTGAGTACTTAGatgaatag
- the LOC123872992 gene encoding nuclear nucleic acid-binding protein C1D-like, with the protein MSTPEEVKTVTVTSSKMDWNLDYGALAQDEEFVNKYESLKGALMEMQEVLDKLLPMREHYEKMTLPDRIEFDLFLAYTMNSLEWVHLRILGVDPTTQPIKDELNRIKIAMMKWQEVKDKSKRPTMDIKAAKRFIQSGLYDRYAGYAEPKNKKIKFSDDD; encoded by the coding sequence ATGTCGACGCCTGAAGAGGTAAAAACAGTTACCGTAACCTCTAGTAAAATGGATTGGAATCTCGATTACGGCGCGCTAGCTCAAGACGAGGAATTCGTTAACAAATACGAAAGTCTCAAAGGAGCTTTGATGGAAATGCAAGAAGTTTTAGACAAGTTATTGCCAATGagggaacattatgaaaaaatgACATTACCTGACAGGATCGAATTCGATTTATTCCTTGCTTACACTATGAATTCATTGGAATGGGTTCATTTGAGGATACTTGGCGTGGATCCAACCACACAACCTATCAAAGATGAGCTTAATCGAATCAAGATAGCGATGATGAAGTGGCAGGAAGTCAAAGACAAGTCCAAAAGGCCGACTATGGATATAAAGGCAGCCAAAAGGTTTATCCAAAGTGGCTTATACGACAGATACGCGGGATACGCCGAGccgaaaaataaaaagataaaatttaGTGATGATGATTAA
- the LOC123872991 gene encoding ADP-dependent glucokinase has protein sequence MAGAPVKLGSILSFCIVWYAVFYRKNDLGDVRLSPVKEHLLYLESGNKVGAGKLQPRVALGYGACHDLFVNATSLLNPEDLKGNPEHFNEISSKEEFLKSFTYFFKHGAAAERFMSNSKLYDELVEESLKLPDSRWAIGGNAPLMAKRFYMEGWKVLLGAKMSSKLRKYIPSDIQIVGSDDEDMRDDVHMILEYKADEKFGPYKSPRANRYIMHNDENNPLLTSLEKFGEYLPKFDPNLLVISGLQMMDNFPFKQEGRDLREERLDLVKKQILSQPLNTLSHFEMASYVDLELLLHLTTKILPYVDSVGMNEQELSNLNSVLEYGKVIVVADSNPRVATALDQLRKTFQMIRQKNKEYNSKRKLTRIHVHTLAYQAILTVKGSEWKRTKAAAAKASLTAHRYVCNTQNIALDKCKLLLDDSFSTTTDDNNNSRVFFEPTKPVACWEEVLDNDEVEICIAPVLICTEAQLTAGAGDNISAAGLVLQVEK, from the exons ATGGCCGGTGCGCCAGTAAAGTTAGGTTCGATTTTGTCCTTTTGCATCGTGTGGTATGCAgttttttataggaaaaatgACTTAGGGGACGTAAGACTGTCGCCTGTGAAAGAGCACCTGCTGTATTTGGAGAGTGGGAACAAAGTGGGCGCCGGTAAGCTTCAGCCGAGAGTTGCGCTGGGGTACGGCGCCTGTCACGATCTCTTTGTGAATGCGACTTCTCTATTAAACCCGGAAGACTTGAAGGGAAATCCTGAACATTTCAATGAGATATCGAGCAAAGAGGAATTTTTAAAGAGTTTCACATATTTCTTCAAACACGGTGCAGCTGCTGA GAGGTTCATGTCTAACAGCAAACTATACGATGAACTTGTGGAGGAATCCTTGAAGTTACCAGACTCGAGGTGGGCAATAGGGGGCAATGCACCTCTAATGGCAAAGAGATTCTACATGGAAGGCTGGAAAGTGCTACTTGGTGCCAAAATGAGTAGCAAACTGAGAAAGTACATTCCAAGTGACATTCAAATAGTTGGTAGCGATGATGAAGACATGCGTGACGATGTACATATGATTTTAGAGTACAAAGCAGACGAAAAGTTTGGTCCATACAAGTCTCCAAGAGCCAATAGATATATTATGCATAATGATGAAAATAATCCATTGCTAACGTCTTTGGAGAAGTTTGGGGAATATTTGCCTAAATTTGATCCTAACTTACTAGTCATTAGTGGGTTGCAAATGATGGACAACTTCCCCTTTAAGCAAGAAGGCAGAG ACCTAAGGGAAGAAAGATTGGATCTAGTTAAGAAACAAATTCTATCACAACCGCTAAATACGCTGTCTCATTTCGAGATGGCAAGTTATGTAGATTTAGAACTACTTTTACATCTGACGACAAAAATTTTACCCTACGTCGATTCTGTTGGTATGAACGAACAGGAGCTTTCAAATCTTAATAGTGTATTAGAGTATGGGAAAGTAATAGTTGTTGCTGATTCAAATCCAAGAGTGGCCACAGCATTGGACCAATTACGCAAAACATTCCAGATGATAAGACAGAAGAATAAAGAGTATAACAGTAAGAGAAAATTAACACGTATACATGTACACACATTAGCTTACCAAGCTATTTTAACAGTTAAAGGCTCAGAATGGAAAAGAACTAAGGCAGCCGCAGCCAAAGCTTCATTAACTGCACATAGATATGTCTGCAACACTCAAAATATTGCATTAGACAAGTGCAAACTGTTATTAGATGACAGTTTCTCAACGACAACTGATGATAATAACAATAGTCGGGTCTTTTTCGAGCCTACCAAACCTGTAGCATGTTGGGAAGAAGTCCTGGATAATGATGAAGTAGAAATCTGTATAGCACCAGTACTAATCTGTACCGAAGCTCAACTAACAGCAGGTGCTGGAGATAACATTTCTGCTGCAGGTTTAGTTTTACAAGTAGAAAAATAA